The Bifidobacteriaceae bacterium nucleotide sequence TCCACCAATGCCGAACTAGGGGAGGAGATAAGGCTTCACGCGACTTCGCTGCGCTTGCTGGAGCAGGCAGAGGTGGTTGCCGTGAATGACAACAACCGAAAGCTGTTCGACTTGAACAGGCAGTCTGATGGGTCGGTCATCGCCCGCAACCGGGACTTGTATGGACGGGCTCTGCCAGAGTTCATGCGTTCGGGGGGCCAACCGCTAGACCCGGCTGCGATTGGCGAGGTTCGACGCACCGACGTACTGCTAGTCGGGCTTGACTCGCTGCGGCTTCCAGACGGTGTCGTGGCCACCCTACCGTGGGCGTGCCCAGGGGGTAGGGCTGCTCTCCTGTCGTTTGCTGAACTGCTCCGCAACGCCGCCAAGGATTACCTCGACATTGAGCAAGCGGAACTCGAGGTCGGGATCCAGCCGACCCTCTGCGGTGGCACTGTCTCGGCGCGAGTGTTCCTCGCCGATGCTCTCGACAACGGAGCTGGCTACGCGCTGGAGCTTGGTGAGGCCAGGACCTTCGAGAGGCTTCTGTTGTCCGTGCGAGATGAGACTGGGCAGCGCCTTCGCGCCTATCCACACGGAGTAGCCTGCACATCGTCTTGCCCTGGCTGCCTCCGGAATTACGAGAACAGATTCAATCATTGGGCTCTCGACTGGAGACTGGGGTTAGACGTTGTCGAACTTGCCTTGGGGGGGAGTGTCGACGCCTCGGATTGGACTGAACGGACAACTGAGTTGATGCGGAGTTTCGTTGATGGCTACGGAGAACACCTTCACGTGCGGCCGTCCATCTTGGAAGATCTGCCGGTGCTTGTGTCGACCGAGCGCCGGGGCGCGGCAGTGGTAATCGGTCATCCCCTGTGGCGTCACGAAGAGACACACTGGAACGACCAAGTTCGTCGTGCTGTCGCAGCGCTGCGTGGGCAGGGACCTGCACACGTCGCCGTCTCAGACTCCTACGTCCTCGACCGTACGCCAATCAAGCTGTTCAACGCCCTGCTAGGAGAGGGCGCCAGCCGCTAAGGCCCCTCGATGGGCCCACGACGTGCGTTTACACACGGAACAATGCCCGCCGTTGGGATGGTCGCAAGAAGGCTCTGCGCGATTCGCCGCACGACTTCCGCGTTGACGGCATTCCCCAGCGCTCTGAAGGTCTTCGATGGGCTCTCGGGCATGGCTAGGTCACCCAGGCTCTGGAGCCGCGCGCACTCAGCGGGGGTCATGTAGCGCTTCTCCCAGGCGATGATCGGGACTTGAGTGTCAGTCATGGCGATCAGGCTGGGAGCAGTGGTTTGACGCTTGAGCCGGACGCCTGAGGCTCGAATCTGGATCACGTACTGCCAGATGTCGCGCTCTTCGCCGTGGGCGTTCCACTCGAACTTCTGGAAGCTGGACGGGAAGCCCCGAATCTTGGGCAGCCATGGGTCAATCCACTCGCGGTTGCGTGCATAGAACTCCCTGTTTTGACGAATGAATGTTTGCTTCCATCTGGGGAACTCCGACTGTTCTCTGCGTGCGTGGCTGGGGAGCGCGGCCAGGATGTCCTCATCCCCAAGGCGGCCCAGGGGCCGCCCCAAGGTGCCTCTGGTGCGCTGAAGTTCCCTGATCCTGCCGGTTCTGATGAGTTCCCATGGTGTCGACCCTTCGTACGGGTAGGTCGCTCCGAACTCCATGCCCCAGATCGGGAAGGACGGTAGCTCCTCGTCGTCAGATTGCTTCGACAACTCAAGGAACTCTCCCCACACGCTGAGAGCCTCCAAGACACGGGGAGGGAGCATCTTGCCACCCTCGTTTCCCAAAATGGTCTTGATACTGGTCGGTTCTTCGCTGGTCTCTGGCCAGGCGAACTGGGTCATGTCGCCCAAAGTGCCGACGACATAGACGCGTTCACGGATTTGCGGGATGGTGAACTGGTGAGGCGACAGTCTCTCGTGCCTAATGGCGTACCCCAGACCCCGCAGTTCCTGCTCGATTCGTGCGAACGTTCTACCTTCGTCGTGCTTGAGGAGGTTGGGAACGTTCTCCAAGATGAAGCATTGAGGGCGGTGAGCGCCAAGAATCTCGATCACGTTGAAGAAGAGCTTCCCCTGCTCGGTGTGCTCGAAGCCGAGTTGCTTGCCTGATTTTGAGAATGGTTGGCAAGGGAACCCAGCGCATAGGACCGTGTGGGGCGGGATGCTCGACAAGTCCACCGTGGCAATGTCGCCTTCAGGGCGAAGGCCGAAGTTCTTCTCATACAGGGTTTGCAGGTCCGGCTCCCGCTCGGCGGCGAACACGCATGTCGCCCCGAGTTTGTCCAGGGCGACGTGGAACCCGCCGAGACCCGCGAATAGGTCAATGAATGTGACGGGCCCCGTAGTGGTTGAGGGCGGGGCGGGGGATGCCTGCTGATCCGAACCGTCTGTTGTGGGCCCTGCGGGGGCGGCGGAAGTGGCGCTGTGCCCCGATCCGCCGGCGGGACGCCGAAGCGGCGTTGCCTTGCGCGTCGTAGCCCGCGCTCGAAGCGCTGTCTCCAGCATGATCGCCATTCTATTGCGAGCCTTAGGACGTTTTTCGGAGGCGCTCCGAACTCGACTGTCAGGCATCGACACAAGCGGGCTTGCCTACCGGTGCATCGCGGTCCAAGTCACCCACTCGTTGTTGTCGCCTTTCCGTCAATAGTCGACCCTTAGAACCTCGTCAGCAAGAAGTGTGGCCTCGGTGTGCAATCGCGGCGCGGTCCGCCGGGTGCGGTGCGCTCAACCCGGGATTGCAGCGTTGAAGGCCTGTCGGCCAGGGGGTTGCATGCGGGCGCGCGGCTGTTTGGTCGAGGCGAGAATCGTCCTTGGGCACGGTGCCTGGCGTCATCATCGCCTGGCCGGGAGAGCACGGCCTCCGAGCGCCCGGAAGGCAGGGCGTTTGCGGGAGGCGGCGGTCCCACAGCGCGGGGCAAGCGGTTGCCGACCCCGAGCGTGCCCCGAGGAATCGATGCGCTTCTTCAACGAAGCGGCTGGCGGCCAGTAGCCGTCCCGGACAGTTGTGAAGGCCGCCGCGAGGCCTGACCTTGAAGAGATGGCGCGCACCAGTAGTTGCGACCCCGGCAGGCGCTTGGAGGATCACCGGGGCCGGAAACCGGCGGGAGAACGGAGGTTCACAATGACGGCTGAGTTCAGCGGCGATCATGCCCTCAGCCTCGGGGCGTCGGCATTGACCGGCGAAGAGAGAGCGATGCCAGGGGCGGGCTGGGTGCTGCGGGCTGCTCGCCTCCAGGCTGGCTTGGGCCTGCCGGAGGCGGCGACCGCCACCGGGATGCCGGCCGCCGTGTACGCGTCCGCTGAGGCTGGCCAGCGTGTCCTGGACGACGAGGCCTATGGACACGCGGTCCACCGTTTGATGACGCTTCCCAAGGGCCTGCCAAACGCGAACCGCGCCGAGCGGAGCGGACGCGGTGGTCGGCAGGTGGCGGCTGGCCCCGCCGGACCAGACGCGGGCGTTGGCAGTTCATCCCACGGAGGTCTTCGTGGTCGCGGCGTTGGTCAAAGCTTGTGAGTGATGTCTGGCGCGAACATGCCCCCGCTGAATGCGATCCAGGCCCCGCCACGGGCCAGCGCCCCGGAAGTGATCGGCGGCTTGTGCGGCGGCACCGGAGGGCGCACAGAAACGCACGGCGGGGAGCTTTGGGCCTTGCGGCCGCGCGTTTGGCCCGGTAGCTTGGCCAACCTTGGTCGCAGGCTCAGCGGGCGACTGGCGGTTCCGGGCCGCAGGCGGAGGCTGCGGTCAGTGGCATCTGGTCGCTTCTTGGCCGGCTGGCAGGCGGCGGCGAAAGCGCGTTTTGCCTGGTGGCGCGGTGCCGTAGATTCTACGACACCGTGGCTTGGCCACCACGGTCCGCCGATCTGCGGTCGGACAGAGAGTGGCCTCCCCCACGAGCAAACTCGCGCCCGTCCGCCCGCCCCGGCACGCCGTGCTCACGCTTTCCGCCCGAACCTGGCGTCCAGCAGCGCCGCCGTCACGGGGTTGACCATCTCGTCGCGGTGGATGTAGTGCGCGATTGTGGTCCTGCTGTCGGTGTGACCCAGCAGTTCGGCGGCCAGGTCCGCGTCGGCGGCGTTGCTGATCTCGGTGGCGGCCGTGCGGCGGAACTTGTGCGGGTTGGCCCGCTCCACGCCCGCCAGGTCCAGGACCCGCCGGAGCTGGCGGCGGACGTTGTTCGGCGTCAACGGCGTGCCGTTGCGGGAGCGGAACACCAGCGCGTCCGGCGACCTGTCAGCCAGGTCCGCGAGCCGGGCGCGCACCGCCTCGGCAGTGAAAGAGGGCAGCGCCACGACGCGCCGGGACTTCGCGGTCTTCGGGTGGTCCTGCCGGTAGGGCGTCTGCCCGGATGGTGTGACGATTGTGCCCGCGATCAAGACCGTTGGGACGGCGCTGGCGATGTCCACGTCCCGGCGCCGCAGGGCCAGCGCCTCCCCGATCCGGGCGGACGTGCCCAGCATCACCTCGATGATCGCGGACAGCTGCCCATCCGGCTTCGGCCCGCTGACCACGGTGCCGCGCTCCCACGCCCTGATCGCCACCCGGATCGCGCCCACCTCCTGCGGCGTCAGCGCGTCCGGCGCGTGGGGCGGTTTTCGCAGCCGCCCGATGCCGTCCATCGGGTTCCGCAGCAACACCTCGTGCCGCACCGCCAGCGCGAACGCCAACCTGAGCACTGTCTTGGCCTGCTTGGCGCGGCTGTACGACTGCTTCGCCAACTGCTTGGTGAACATGTCGCACCGCGCAACCCCGATCTCCCGCAGCGTCAAGTTCCCGAACACTGGCAGTACCAGGTTGTTCATCTGCCGCCGGTACGCGTCAAGGGTCTGCCGGGTGACGCGCCCTTCGAGTTCCATGTCTTCGAACCAGTAATCGGCCAACTCCCTGAACGACGAGTCGGGTGTGATGGCGGCCGCCCCGGGCTGGAGAAGAGACCGTTCCGCGAGCTTGGACTTCAGAGCGCGCTCGGCAGCGGCCTCCGTCTTGGCGGTGGCCTGCACCTCGCGGAGCTTGCCGTCCCAATCCCGGTAGCGGGCCCGCGCCTCCACGCTCCCGGACGCGCGGTGGATCAGCAGGATTTCCCCGAATGTGCCTATGGGCACCCGCGGCCGGCTCATCGTGGACCGCTGCCATCGGACGGAGCCGAGCCGAATCCGGCCGCGCCGCCACGGCCGGGGAATGGAGTTGCGGCACCGGTTCCGGACGGCGGGGCCTCCCGCCGCGCATCGATCCAATCCCGCACGTCCGAGACGGTGTACCGCAGGTGCTTGCCGACCCGGTGCGCCACCGGCCCCCTGCCGAGTACGCGCCAGCCGTACACGGTCGAGACGGGAACGCCCAACAGGGCGGACAACTCGGCGGTGCTCAGCATCGGCTCTAAGGCGAACGGGTCGGCGCTTGTTTCGTTGGCAGTCCTCACAGCGTCCAAGTGCGCGGGCGCTCCCACGAACGCGGCCAAACCGGCCCGCCAGGTGGCGCGCCGCACCCCGGCCGCGAATCGAAAACGCTGGGCTTCTGCTGGGAAAGCCAAATTCCCGGCCTCCAATCGGAGAACGGAAACGGCCTCCACCATCCAAAACAACCGGGCTAACAGTCGGGATGCCGGGATTTGAACCCGGGGCCCCCTGGCACCGTTCGACGCCTTCTGGGGGCAACGCTACGCGGTCTTGGAAGACCCAGACGGCAACGCCGTCGACCTGTTCGCTCCGCTGTCCGCCGTTTGACGCCCGCCTTGCAGGGAACCAGGCGTGACCCCGATCATCGCGGTGAAGTCCCTGGTCATGTGCGCCTGGTCGGCGTAACCCGAACGCCCGGCCGAGTCCGCGAGGACGCCGCCTGAAGCGACCAACCGGAGCGCCCGTTGGAGGCGCGCCACTCGGCGCACGGTCCGCACCCAGTAGCCGAAGGCCTCCAGCGCGTAGCGGCGCAAAGTCCGCTCCGACCAGCCGAGCTCGCGAGCGATCACAGGCGCGGGGACGGCATCGGCCGCTCGTTTGAACACGGTCCGTGCCAACACGGCGTCCTGCGACCGCCAACAGGACTCGCGGCGGTTTGCCACGGCCAGGGCGGCGCCGGCCGCGTCCAGGCGGCCCGACCGGACCGCCGCTTCGAACCTGGCCGCCGACCTGCTGTCGATCACGTCCCCCAGAGGGACCACCTGGTCCCGCAGGCGATGGGCGGGAACGCCAAGCACCAGCGGGCCGACCCCTGGGTCCATCCTGATCCCCGACGCGGCCTGGCCGGCTTCCATCCAGACGGTGAACGCGACCGTGTCCGGCCCGGCAACGATCAGCCGGCCGCCGATCCAGACGATGTCCATGCACCCGTCTGGGACCACACGCCCCGGCCCCGCGACTCCTCGTTGAAGAGCCCACTCCGTGGCAGGAAGCGCGGCGGAACGACGATCCGGTCGCGTTCCCGCGCCCGGAACTGCTTGCCCGGCGCTGACCTGGTCAGACCGGTGAGCCGATCCCTCCGCCGCGGTTCTCACGGTGCAGACAGTACAGGGTCGGCGGCGGGCCCGCGTTAGGTGGCGACCAGCGAGTCCCTAGTGGCCTCCCCGGGTGCTGACAGTGAGCTTGGCGACGGTCGCGAACTCGACCGAAGCCTGCCTGCTTGGGGCATGGGCGGGGGCCAGAGTCAGGCGAAGCTCTCTACCCGGCGTCTGAGGCGGCGGCCGAGCGCCGGCCCGTGGCCGCAGAACCGCCTCGGCTGATC carries:
- the dcm gene encoding DNA (cytosine-5-)-methyltransferase, which gives rise to MLETALRARATTRKATPLRRPAGGSGHSATSAAPAGPTTDGSDQQASPAPPSTTTGPVTFIDLFAGLGGFHVALDKLGATCVFAAEREPDLQTLYEKNFGLRPEGDIATVDLSSIPPHTVLCAGFPCQPFSKSGKQLGFEHTEQGKLFFNVIEILGAHRPQCFILENVPNLLKHDEGRTFARIEQELRGLGYAIRHERLSPHQFTIPQIRERVYVVGTLGDMTQFAWPETSEEPTSIKTILGNEGGKMLPPRVLEALSVWGEFLELSKQSDDEELPSFPIWGMEFGATYPYEGSTPWELIRTGRIRELQRTRGTLGRPLGRLGDEDILAALPSHARREQSEFPRWKQTFIRQNREFYARNREWIDPWLPKIRGFPSSFQKFEWNAHGEERDIWQYVIQIRASGVRLKRQTTAPSLIAMTDTQVPIIAWEKRYMTPAECARLQSLGDLAMPESPSKTFRALGNAVNAEVVRRIAQSLLATIPTAGIVPCVNARRGPIEGP
- a CDS encoding tyrosine-type recombinase/integrase — protein: MSRPRVPIGTFGEILLIHRASGSVEARARYRDWDGKLREVQATAKTEAAAERALKSKLAERSLLQPGAAAITPDSSFRELADYWFEDMELEGRVTRQTLDAYRRQMNNLVLPVFGNLTLREIGVARCDMFTKQLAKQSYSRAKQAKTVLRLAFALAVRHEVLLRNPMDGIGRLRKPPHAPDALTPQEVGAIRVAIRAWERGTVVSGPKPDGQLSAIIEVMLGTSARIGEALALRRRDVDIASAVPTVLIAGTIVTPSGQTPYRQDHPKTAKSRRVVALPSFTAEAVRARLADLADRSPDALVFRSRNGTPLTPNNVRRQLRRVLDLAGVERANPHKFRRTAATEISNAADADLAAELLGHTDSRTTIAHYIHRDEMVNPVTAALLDARFGRKA
- a CDS encoding helix-turn-helix domain-containing protein, which produces MAFPAEAQRFRFAAGVRRATWRAGLAAFVGAPAHLDAVRTANETSADPFALEPMLSTAELSALLGVPVSTVYGWRVLGRGPVAHRVGKHLRYTVSDVRDWIDARREAPPSGTGAATPFPGRGGAAGFGSAPSDGSGPR
- a CDS encoding helix-turn-helix domain-containing protein, producing MDIVWIGGRLIVAGPDTVAFTVWMEAGQAASGIRMDPGVGPLVLGVPAHRLRDQVVPLGDVIDSRSAARFEAAVRSGRLDAAGAALAVANRRESCWRSQDAVLARTVFKRAADAVPAPVIARELGWSERTLRRYALEAFGYWVRTVRRVARLQRALRLVASGGVLADSAGRSGYADQAHMTRDFTAMIGVTPGSLQGGRQTADSGANRSTALPSGSSKTA